One region of Streptomyces subrutilus genomic DNA includes:
- a CDS encoding TetR/AcrR family transcriptional regulator, producing the protein MARARSEERREDIVRAAVEVIAERGYRGASLGAVAERVGLTQQGLLHYFPTKEALLVAVLRERDRWDTGGGSRASAETWRLDLLASLVEYNAMRPGIVQTFSALLGESVTDGHPAREFFTERYAQVRGEMAAVLRAEFGERLPSGLTPEEAAPLLTAVMDGLQYQWLLAPESVDMPAAFRSFLALLRGQEEH; encoded by the coding sequence ATGGCCAGGGCGAGGAGCGAGGAACGGCGCGAGGACATCGTGCGCGCGGCGGTAGAGGTCATCGCGGAGCGCGGCTACCGGGGCGCTTCCCTGGGCGCGGTCGCCGAGCGCGTCGGCCTGACCCAGCAGGGGCTGCTGCACTACTTCCCGACCAAGGAGGCCCTGCTGGTCGCGGTGCTGCGGGAGCGCGACCGGTGGGACACGGGCGGCGGCTCGCGCGCCTCGGCGGAAACCTGGCGCCTGGACCTGCTCGCCTCGCTGGTGGAGTACAACGCCATGCGCCCGGGGATCGTGCAGACCTTCTCGGCGCTGCTGGGCGAGAGCGTGACCGACGGGCACCCGGCCCGGGAGTTCTTCACCGAGCGCTACGCGCAGGTCCGCGGCGAGATGGCGGCGGTGCTGCGCGCCGAGTTCGGCGAGCGCCTCCCCTCGGGCCTCACGCCGGAAGAGGCGGCGCCGCTGCTGACGGCGGTCATGGACGGCCTCCAGTACCAGTGGCTCCTCGCCCCCGAATCGGTGGACATG